A window of Fictibacillus halophilus contains these coding sequences:
- a CDS encoding GerAB/ArcD/ProY family transporter, translating into MNHTINRWQLVLIVVSFIMGSSLLMAPNLTAFFSAQDAWISMFIAVVIGLILNVTWILILKRYQFRSIFRITEVAGGKVLGTVLNIIIIFYALHLASYVVRNLSNFMISNVIPESSPWTFQIMIILLAVYSCFYGLNNIGRVNEFLTPFMILFFISSLALTTNQFRFAHLQPYFEQGLLKISQGAYTTTGFPFIEIILLGSVLTYVKNKHKLSKNYLAGILFGGVALILTVFIAVGVEGAYMVRRQSYPTYELMRDISIINIFERVEVIIGVVWIFGILVKIVVSLFTALKGLQHLSKFPNYHPFLLPAGLLIWAMSNHIHTNAMEFTDFVGRNWTLWWFTLYLVLLVVLGIGILRKKDKNQDQHEEDSSQ; encoded by the coding sequence ATGAACCATACTATAAATCGATGGCAGCTTGTTTTAATCGTAGTCAGTTTTATAATGGGCAGTTCCTTGTTAATGGCACCAAACTTAACCGCTTTCTTTTCCGCTCAAGATGCTTGGATATCCATGTTTATTGCGGTAGTGATTGGATTGATCTTGAATGTAACTTGGATATTAATCTTAAAGCGGTATCAGTTTCGCTCAATCTTTCGAATAACCGAAGTCGCTGGGGGGAAAGTGCTTGGAACGGTATTAAATATCATAATCATCTTTTATGCTCTTCATTTAGCTTCCTATGTCGTTCGGAATCTTAGTAACTTTATGATTTCGAACGTCATTCCAGAATCAAGTCCATGGACCTTTCAGATCATGATCATCTTACTTGCCGTCTATTCTTGCTTTTATGGATTAAACAATATTGGGCGTGTAAACGAATTTCTAACACCTTTTATGATCCTCTTCTTTATTAGTTCGTTAGCACTTACTACAAATCAGTTTAGATTTGCACATCTACAGCCTTATTTTGAACAAGGGTTATTAAAAATATCACAAGGCGCATACACGACGACGGGATTTCCGTTTATCGAGATCATTCTGTTAGGAAGTGTTCTCACCTATGTGAAAAACAAACATAAACTCTCCAAAAATTATCTAGCAGGAATCTTGTTTGGTGGAGTGGCTCTTATCTTAACCGTATTTATAGCTGTAGGTGTAGAAGGAGCTTATATGGTAAGAAGACAAAGCTACCCTACTTATGAATTGATGAGAGATATATCAATCATTAATATCTTTGAAAGGGTAGAGGTCATAATAGGTGTTGTTTGGATATTTGGCATACTTGTTAAGATTGTTGTAAGTCTTTTTACAGCGTTGAAAGGATTACAGCATCTATCTAAGTTTCCCAACTACCATCCTTTTCTACTTCCTGCAGGACTATTGATTTGGGCGATGAGTAACCATATCCACACGAATGCAATGGAGTTTACAGATTTTGTAGGACGAAATTGGACGTTATGGTGGTTTACTTTATATCTCGTTTTACTTGTTGTATTGGGTATAGGTATTTTGCGAAAAAAAGATAAGAATCAGGATCAACATGAAGAAGATTCTTCTCAATAA